Genomic window (Equus asinus isolate D_3611 breed Donkey chromosome 8, EquAss-T2T_v2, whole genome shotgun sequence):
AGGGATTTTCATCACAGCAGAGATGATGAGGCTATAGGATGCTAGGATACACCCTGAAGGTACCACAAAGATTAGCCCCACCACAGCCAGAACCATGACCTGATTAAGACTTGTGTCAGAACAAGatagagggaggagagagttgatatcacagaagaaatgatggatGACATTGTTAGAGCAGAAGTGCAGACGGGTTATCATAAGGGTGTGCAAGAGGGGGTTCAAAATGGCAATGACCCAAGGTGCAGTCACCAGAGAGGCACAGAGGTGTTGGGTCATGATGGTGGAGTAATACAAAGggtgacagatggccacataaCGGTCATATGCCATCACTGTGAGAAGGAAATTGTCCATGTTGGCAAACATCATACAGAAATACATCTGAGCCAGGCAGCCAGGATAGGAGATGGACTGAGTCTGTGTTTGGGTGTTCAGTAGTATCTTGGGAACTGTAGCTGAAGGAAGGCAGAGGTCTACAAAGGACAGATTGgcaaggaagaaatacatgggtgtgtggagacgATGATCTGAGCTGACGGCcagcaagatgagtaagtttccAAACAGACCTGTTAAGTAAAGACACAAGAAAAGTGCAAAAAGGTGTGCCTGCTGCTCTGGCCAACTCGAGAAGCCCAGAAGGAGAAATTCAGAGATACtggtttggttttccttttccattgcCTGAATATACCTGCATGAAGACCCAGAGGATGAAATATTTTCAACAGAATAAATTTCCCCTTGGTACTTTTTACCTACTTACCTAGTCTAGTcccatttactaaatattttctctttagacTACCCTACCTCCTCTCTGATGTTCTCTCCCAAGCCTTGCTGCACCTTGGGTGTGTCTTTCCATTTCATGCGTTGTCTTTTCACTTATCCTCTCTTGCTGGAGCCTCACCTCATCCAAGATTTCCAAGGGATCTCTATACATCTCTCCTCTGTAAGTAGAGATTATTTTCCCACTTATGATGCTGATACAAACTCTTGCACATTCTGCAATTTGTGTGACTGCCTGACTGTCAGCTGTGTGCTGGAACACATCCATGGGTTTGACACATTAAATGACTCCACGCCAAACATtaagatttaaatgagaaaatttttccaaatgtttgtcaAACACAATAATAACCAACCTGCTTGGAAACCAGTCAGACATCTACCATTTAGGATTCATAAGGAGAAGATAAactatcttatttttttgagacgcaaaataaaaatatattaacatactTGACAAGTGTAAAGAGTTAAGACACCAAAGAAATAGTTTACATGAAAACTATGTACAAAATAGGTAAGTATTTACAAGCAAGTTAAAAAGTTGTatactataattatataatacatgTAGATAAATCTAAaggagaacacagagaaaaagttGTGTCAAAATAGGGAGGCAAATTTAGAAGATTTCCTTTTGATGGCTTTGTAATATTTTAACCATAACTACAAAAACGGGTTCAGGTTTATAAAGcattgtcaatgcaaataatccatagccaACCTATATATCAAAATTAGAGTGAGTTTCTTATGAGTcaaagtgaggattataacctgggaaggctttagaaggtgttccagagaagcatgagtttcagtacagtcttacatctttttagaacaaagaagatacattaaaaacacccaggatacattttcaaaaacacccagtacacagttgcaaattaacaggtcaacatgaccatgattccaggaaagggactaatctgggcaTTACCAATAGGATGTTACCAATAGGATgttgttaccaatagggcataggaggggaagtatgcattctctATGTCAAGAGAGATTCcttactttaatggataagcagatgtagaatctatgtttttgatacgccataagtcaggctttctagttcaagtcgaatcagttttgaactcaaatagttaccccatatacctcaatatgtgaaaatctcttgtcagtaTCATTATTACTTCCTGCATTTCTTGCAGATGTAGAAAACACAAAGTAATAGAAGACAGAGTTCCTGATCCAAGAAATTTGGAATCAGGTCGTGGAGGAAAAATATTATAATGGAAAATAAGTAAGAAGACAAAGGTTCACGTCCATAGATGAGATAGTTTTAGACGAATGGAGGACTCCCTAAGAGATGGACAAGATACAggagagtgtgggctctggagttaGCCCACATTGAAACTAGACTCTATCACTTGCAGTCTGATTGaccaagtcacctaacctctccaaatcttagtttcctcatgtaaaataatagtacctaccttaaAGTTtgttgtgaaaatgaaatgaattaatgtatgaaaaactcttagcaaataaTGATTACTCAATAAATTCAAACTATTGTTGAGAAAGCCAGAAAGggataagtcaggcttctttcccagcctccagtggctgttttaaatcttttcttctcttcctgccacCAGTGCAGAAAACTTCTCTGCATCTCCAttcatccttccttttctctttcccttttgttaCAACAGAAGCAATATCCTTCCCTGAAAAGGTTAACACCTCTTCATGTGATCCCATCTCGGGCCAATCTATCTACTGCCCCAGCCACTCCATTGAATTgctctttcaaaatttctttctttttttttttttgaggaagattagccctgagctaacatctgctgccaatcctcctcttcttgctgaggaagactggccctgagctaacatctgtgtccatcttcctctacgctatatgtggaatgcctactacagcatggcttgccaaggggtgccatgtccccacccgggatccgaaccggcaaaccctgggctgccaaagtggtacgtgtgcacttaactgctgtgccactgggccggccccatcaaaatttctggaaaaactCAATGGATACTTCTTAGTTCTTACATTTTTAGACCTCCTAGAATTCTCTCCTTGAGaaactcttttcctttttggatttatttccatatttcctCCTATCTCTCTGGCCATTCCTTTTAAGTTGCCTTGGCAGAATTCCCTCCCTTTAACTGGCCCTTAAATGTTGACATTTCTCTGGTTTTCGTCttatgcttcttttcttttcatcctacACATATTCCTGTATGATTCTATTCACTTCCATGGCTTTAATACTACCCATGTGCCACTCTCtcccaaatttatttctttagtgcaattctctttattttcagattCATATACCCAATGCTTTCTGACATGGCTCCTTGGATGTCATAGACAGCTTATCTCTAATGCTTCCCAAACGGAAACTGTCATATTCTCCTCAGGGCTCAAAGACTGTTTCTCTCTCCATGTACCCTTATTCAGTAAACAGCGCCACAATCTATCCaatttcaagaagagaaaatttgagagTGAGTCCAGGACCCTCTCCTTTACCTATACATCCAATCAATTGCTAAGCCCTGTTGACATTACTTCTTAGgaatcagaatatttttattaagcaaatagatttttaatatcTACCACAACtaaggcactgttttaggcattGGGAAATAGCAGTGAATAAGAGATATGTGGTCTCTACCCTCAAGGAGTTTGAAATCAAAGCCAGAAACTtcagagtcatccttgactcatcCAGTTCGTGAATGAGCCCTgttgattctgatttttctcGCACCCATGCTCCTTTTCGTCATTCCTAATTATACTGTCTATGTCAAACTCTTACCGTCTCTCATCTGGATACTTAGAGTAAACTTCAGACTGGTCTTCCTTCCTACAGTCTTCCCCCTTTCAACCCTTCCTTCAAACTTAGCAAAGAATTATCCTTCTAAAACAAGAATTTCCCCATTTCCCTTCTTAAAAAGTTTCAACGGGGgacggcctggtggtgcagcagttaagtttgcaaattctgcttcttggtggcctggggttcgctggttcggatcccaggtgtggacatggcaccgcttggcaa
Coding sequences:
- the LOC139046014 gene encoding putative olfactory receptor 1F12P, whose product is MEKENQTSISEFLLLGFSSWPEQQAHLFALFLCLYLTGLFGNLLILLAVSSDHRLHTPMYFFLANLSFVDLCLPSATVPKILLNTQTQTQSISYPGCLAQMYFCMMFANMDNFLLTVMAYDRYVAICHPLYYSTIMTQHLCASLVTAPWVIAILNPLLHTLMITRLHFCSNNVIHHFFCDINSLLPLSCSDTSLNQVMVLAVVGLIFVVPSGCILASYSLIISAVMKIPSAQGKCKAFSTCGSHLALVILFYGAITGVYMSPSSNHSTEKDSAASVIFMVAALMLNPFIYSLRNNELKGALKKALGQSKIFSR